DNA from Ziziphus jujuba cultivar Dongzao chromosome 2, ASM3175591v1:
GGGGCAGAGAACTCATCCATAGAAATGAAAGCACTAGACCTTATAAGACTGactttttagggtttttataaatattgcTCTCATTGTCACCCACTCTCTAAAATATAtggatacatatataatatatatatatataatatatggtaCATTATTATTCAccaccctttttttctttcatagtTATCTTCTCATTTGAAAGCAACCTTGGAACAAACCCAGCAAAGCCATATCATGTGGTCCTCCTTGGTAATTATGTCAATCTTAAAAAAGGGTCATCAGGGTttctgtctttctctctctctgtctctctctctaagGGTCTAGAGAGAGATAGACAGATGAGTTTTATAGATAAGTGGAAGAGAACGGCATGTATATATGGAAAGAAAATTTGCAGAAAGAAAGGGAAATAGTAGGTATGAAAGGAAAGGGCTTTCAATTGTCTAAATGgctatttccatttttaatatataaaataaaaataatactgaGATGGGTTTTTACAGTTTTGGCACTTGGTGATTGGATAGGGCTCAGGGTAAGAGAGTGATTGGTGGTGTCTCTATGGCAGTGGGAAAGTACAAGCACAAGCACAAGCAATTCAAtgtgagagagaaaaagaaagaaaaaagctttttttgGGAGAGAAAAGCTAAACCGATAAGAACGCATGGGAATGGGGAGGGAACCCAACAACATTCCTCACATAAGATGAATTGATAgatggaaagagagagagtgagagtgtgagtgtgagagagaaagaaatgtttatttatttgtttatttattttttctctttttagcgAAAGCGACATGTATAAGTCACCCCAGTCAAAGGGAAGAGTGTTGGCTATGAAGGCATGCCTCAAAGAGTGAGTAATTGCATCTCTTTGAGTCAAATAATTGTCCTCTCTTCTCCTAGGGTTGGACAGCCATGTGAGAGACTCACATATCTAGCTTTGCAAGAATCTCCCTTAGCTcccaaaataagaaaagaataataaattattaaaaataaaataaattgttattattatattttttattataaaaatattatttatttgaattggaAATCATTGTTTGAAACAACAGTAATTTTGTTACTAgactaaaaataaatagtagtATGACTAGAATATTCCCACATGAAATTTTGAATAAGTGAAAAATTCAACCCTAGCTATAAGCTAATAACTCataatttctctctcttctccttcaAAAAGTTGGTGTATTTGGTCCATGCAAAGGCCTTAATTAACATGTTGAGTACTTGATAAAGAAAGAGTAATTTTGAAATCGGTGGGGGAAGTGGGGGTTTGggaaagagattttttttttttttttttgaaatttattttgttcatttatttatttttgtggggTTTTTGATTGTCAAGCAAACCCACCTGATAACCACGTGAAGTAGCACATATACTAGGTGTCTCCTATCCACTCACTTCCCACGATATCGCTCTCTAAAGAGCCAACTTTTTTtgaacagaaaagaaaagattaagaaaaagactctctctctctctctctctctgtatgtGCAATAAATTCCCCCTTACTGCCCTTCTTTACCCTCTTCATCACCATCTTTATTCCAACACTTGACTCTTTCTCCAAGCTCTCTCTATCTCTAGTCCTTCCTTCATTCATCAAGTATATGCAActcttcctttctctctctctctctctctcacacacacacacacacacacacacaaaacacgtacaaatatacatgtatttaatacatacatatataacatataaacgaaaaatatacataaacacAGTGTATCAGGCAGCTGTCCTTCTCAAAGGCATGGTAAAAaacagtaatatatatatatatatatatatatatatgatgcacATACATTTATACATAGCTGTTTCTTTCTCATcacagtttcattttttttttttttcacttgcaGATATTTATTAATACAGccagctatatatatagggaactCCAATGAAAAAGATGGAAATGTCTCTCTCGTGGAACGAAGAATTAGCACTTGTCGTTCTCAAAGTACTCCATTTAAAGTCCCAAACCGGCTCTAAACAAACACCTTCCAATGGTCTATAATTAAACTAGGGTTGCCCCgtgcaattctttttttttttttttttttttttcccttttgaagATGATGTTTCCATCAAACAGTTGCAATGGAGACGACCAAGCTTTTTTCTATAGGACTTTTCTTACTAATAATGACACCAACAATATCATCCCCAATtccaaacaacaacaacaacaacaacaagatcctcttcttcctcttcctcttccttctccaagttCTTTGTCGAGTTTTTTCTACCTTCCCTCTccttttgaagaagaagaagaagaagtagttCATCATGACCTTCTTCTTCAAAACCAACCTGACTTGGTATTCCAGTCCCATCATGAACTACTAGCTTCTGAAAAAACTGTAAGTAATAAGAGTCCAACTACTACTACTAGTACTATGGTGGAGTACTCCTCATCCGATGTGGCGGCGGCGATGAAGACGACCACGACAATGAACATTCAGAATCACATCATGACTGGTAGAGAGCAAAACAATGTGACTGAATTagtacaacaacaacaactacaACAACAGATCCCAAGAAAAAGATCCTGCAAGAGGGATCGGCACAGCAAGATCAACACTGCTCGAGGACCGAGAGATCGGCGAATGAGGCTGTCACTCGAAGTTGCTCGTAAGTTTTTCGGGCTGCAAGACATGCTTGGGTTCGACAAGGCCAGCAAAACCGTCGCGTGGTTGCTGATACAGGCCAAATCCGAAATCAAGAAGCTGGCAAGGGAGTTGAAGAAACAGCCAAGCAGTTGTAGTGCAGCTGGCACCAAAAGCTCCACTACCTGTTCCACTTCCGAGTGTGAAGTCGTATCCGGCACCGACGAGGTGGCATTAATCGAcggtggtgatgatgatgatgatcatcacCGCCGATGCGGGCGTAAATCTTCATCATCCTCGGCGAaagagatgatgaagaagaaaaagaagagcaGGCAATTGTCAAGGAAGAATGCATTTGATCCCCTTGCAAGGGAATCAAGGGACAAGGCTAGAGCAAGGGCAAGGGAGAGGACAAGGGAAAGAGAGAAATTGAGAAGGTTGGTAGGTGGTGATGAATCAAAGGTATGTGATCATGAAGCTACAAACAATAACCAAGAGAATCCCTGCCGATTAGGTTCTTCTTGGAGTCCGTTCGAGTTCGAGACCGGGGAAGAATCAGGAACACAAAGCCAAAACATGAATCCTACTAATTCATTGGCTGAGGACATGGTTGATGATGATTCTTTGGTGATTATGCAGGGAAAGTGGAGCCCATCTTCCATTTTCAACTCCCTGCAAAGCACTGGAATTTCCCAAGAGGTAAATTtctttcaacaacaacaacaacaacaagatcACGTTTTCTGGAATTAATATCATCTTAATTTCGTTTACCTaaatattatgattttgatATATGTTTTGGTTTGTCCTTTCTAGCAATAgacatgcataaatatataatcaaaattgagaggtatttaataattaagatccaagatgataataaataaataaataaaagtccaAATGGTATTTTCTGACCTATtccatatattaaaattgtttgcAGCATCAGTTTTCAGACCTTCAGTTCTTTGGCAAACCATGGGACATCTGCAACACCCATAACCTATGCTAACTTTGGATTCCCTCTCCACACTTTTGATATGCAAACTGAAGAGGACATTTCTGTATGTGTTGTATTAATATAATCGATCGTTAATTCATTCAGCTTTGGAATATGTAATTTGTGCAAATTTTCTTGGTGAACTATTCCATATGTAAATCATTGTTATGtgatatataatatcaatatatTGTGTTTCTCTTACTTCTGATTCGAATAAAAGTTACTGAGTTGGATACAaatttacacacacacaaaaaaaaacaaaaaaaaaacaaaaaaaaacaaacgaagaagaagaaatgtaTCGAAGATATATGTTAAAGCTCTTTAATTATGAAAATCATAGACTCTTCTATCTACCTTGTATTCTGACTGCTTTTGGGATTGAAAAGGCAGATATGGTTCATATGATTCGCTATGTGGTAATTCTGTTTgagatattttttcaatatagaAATAATTAATTCCATAGTTTATTAAACTATTCAATAAAAGGCTTAGGGTCCCTTCTAGAAAAAATAAgtatgttttcttgtttttgtgtATGACTTTCCTATTGCATCCCAGTGAAATGAACTCAGCTTATCTTTTTAGAAGTGACTGAATGGACACTTGAGTGATCCACTATATCCACTGTCAATGCGTCAAGCATGTTTCAAAGTACTCCATTGACATCTCTAAAGAATATGTAATTTCTACCTATCAATTATCTCAttacattttccaaaaataaaaaaattaacaagaatttGAAAGGAAGATTGTTTAACTACATGTATTTAGTTGTAAACATGATTGGGTAGagcaaagaagaaaatatatggaaagaatattttatttcctAAATTATGCATATAAGTGAAACTAATTATTTAACATAGAATATAATAAGCAATGAAATTACAGGACCGGCTTGGCAAATAAAACTCAAAACTTATAAGCAAATTCATATGAAACCAAAActccccaaaaaacaaaaaacaaaaaaaaaaaaaaaagaagaagaagaaagattaaagaagaagaagaaggatagAAAAGTTAAtgtactttcttttttattttcaggaATATACATGCATAAGTATGGTCTCCTTTTCATGGTGCAAAGTAGTACTATTCTTAAGTATTATATCTTCATTTCATAACGTTGAAGCTTTTAGGACTCTTAGATGAAATGTGAACTATGAGTTGAAAGCTTATTTCCCCTATATATATGCAGGTGAAATTGTTATTATCCATATTATCTACCAAAAAAGCTGCTGTAGTTTATAATAACTAGCTCTTTAATTTCAGTTTAATTGAACTCGTATTCCCCGAGTGTTACCAACATTTAATTCTTCATGATATTCTAAgtaaatttcagaaaatatgtaGGTTTAATTGCCTTTTCCTAGCTCTTTCTAAGCGGACTTCAcaatattagagtaacaaagACTACATTCCTTTTAAGGATAGCTTAGTGGTAAAGCCATTTCTTTCTCTGCTAGAGGTATAGAATTTGAATTCTCTCACccacaatataaaaattcaaaaaaatgaaGACTATACATATGTGTCTGCAACATCCAACTAATAAGCATTCTCATtcatgcaaaaaagaaaattagttcTTTGTTCTTTGTCATTTTTAGTACTAGTTAAGTTAATGTTCAATAGTTTGGATATTCTTCAACTTTATGTGACAAGATAGATCGACCATCtcaatataaatattagaaCTTTTGATATCCCCGCTTAAGTTCCCAGATCAACTAGCAATAGCAccaatagttatatatatgtgtgtgtgcgtgtgtgtgtgtgtgtgtgcgcgcgcatCAAGGGCTTAGCTAGCATGTAAATGCTAACAATAGTATTTGCAAAGGTTGTGGGAACAAGTTGAACAGATGATGGCTATCAGAAGCTAAGCAAGGAGATATaacctacacacacacacacacactgtgTGTAGTACTGAAGTGCAGCAATATATATGAGAACAAGTTGAACTAGATCATGATGAAGGTTGATTATTTGTGTGATATTGGTGAGCTTTCAATTGATGAACTCGATCAATTTGTAATAACATTGTCCAGCGAAATATTCAAGTATTCCTGTAATTAATACATGGTTGAGTAGTTCATAAATTTCAATCAAGAAAAGTGAAATAATACTATTTGCAAGACATTGTACATAATACATTTTGATACTTCCATCTTTTGTTTCTGGAAAATGGGtgatcaacaatatatatatatatatcttttgtttCTGGAAAATGGGtgatcaacaatatatatatatatatatatggtaagagGTCCTAATATGATCCGATCCTTTCGTGTTTAGGCAAGCATACACTAATGTCCACATATATAACTTCGCTATCTTTTTCTGACATTATTCCAAAGAAGCCAACTGTTTTATGAAAATTGAAAGGAAACAGTTTGAGTAGGTGTGTTTGGTAATGCGCTAGTTCTGGtttcttattttcaatttttgtaccAAATTGTGAATAATTAGCTTATTTCAGATGTTCGGTAGTGCTAATCAGTGGTACACATCTCGAAAAGCTATAAActagaaggggaaaaaaacataagcaccaaattgaaaaccatttcaaatttttttgatttggtgttttagtttttttgtctCCTTTAAGTCTGTAGattttttttctgaaatcaTTCTAAGAATTCTttgaaaattaatgattttgCAGAAGCAGTTTATTTTGCGAGAGGAAAGGTTCAATAATTAGTGGAAtttctagaaaaaaatatatatactaaacaAAGATGAGATAAGTAGAAATGAACCtttaagttttaattaattattaggcTCTAGAAGATAATGCTAATTTCAACTCCAATTAAGAGAAACAAATTGTGCTCAAAATTTTTCTACGATACTGTTGATTAATTTATGCACAATGTATGATATATTAAGCAAATCTAGTTATATATCTACACAACAAAGAGTATTGTTTTGTTTATGACTGCCTCGTTAATCTCTTTAAGGTGGCTTTTGCTAGATGTTTTCaaacagagaaaaaagaaaaaaaaaaaaaaagcgctcTTCCATCTaatggaaattaataataattaaagattaGTTTCGAATAGGAGGGAAACAAATTCCTTAATTTCAGTTCCTACCAGGTTGAAAGCAGATTTAACAATATTCAAACTTGTAGAATCTAACTAAAGTTAAACTTTgtcatgaaaaggaaaaagaaaccgTTAGAATTTCTGGCTTGTGAGCTTCCATTCGTATTCTAATTCAAGAGGCAAGTCTTATGATATTGTAATCCatattttgtgattattataGGATCCAACAGTATATAACGTCATCTTCAAtttgtttgaatatatatatatatatattttggtaaaagtgtataatacattttttgattaaacatgtgtatatataaagtaaTGATATGTTGGAAGGTGTAATATTGTCCCATCAACTGGAATGGAAATCTTCTGTTTCTATTTTTGTGTCTTCGTATTTGTTTgatcaaaaatacaattttatctcattttttaaaaaaatatttttttcacttaatttttat
Protein-coding regions in this window:
- the LOC107418855 gene encoding transcription factor TCP18, with translation MMFPSNSCNGDDQAFFYRTFLTNNDTNNIIPNSKQQQQQQQDPLLPLPLPSPSSLSSFFYLPSPFEEEEEEVVHHDLLLQNQPDLVFQSHHELLASEKTVSNKSPTTTTSTMVEYSSSDVAAAMKTTTTMNIQNHIMTGREQNNVTELVQQQQLQQQIPRKRSCKRDRHSKINTARGPRDRRMRLSLEVARKFFGLQDMLGFDKASKTVAWLLIQAKSEIKKLARELKKQPSSCSAAGTKSSTTCSTSECEVVSGTDEVALIDGGDDDDDHHRRCGRKSSSSSAKEMMKKKKKSRQLSRKNAFDPLARESRDKARARARERTREREKLRRLVGGDESKVCDHEATNNNQENPCRLGSSWSPFEFETGEESGTQSQNMNPTNSLAEDMVDDDSLVIMQGKWSPSSIFNSLQSTGISQEHQFSDLQFFGKPWDICNTHNLC